One stretch of Spirochaetota bacterium DNA includes these proteins:
- a CDS encoding ankyrin repeat domain-containing protein, whose product MHYKLSLVKNVLSQHIISLRKKKVFIVFYIFITILYATHLSGQSSEKKINILVYPFTNSGNAQYSWISTGMTQSVISDLSKISSISVFTEEDRKKAIQEIELGMTGLVKESDVVKVGTIMGAQLICSGNYTVTGNRIRVNAKLVSVEKAIVDKAISLDGTVDNLFELQDRIVTELMSTAQQTNIPGTRKPVFTLKDKENIKKLPRPDIKAFELYAKGLENYDTNPQEALKYFNQALSIDTNYFYAYLAAGGVCSILGNLDNAENYYARAVEILKKEGLDNSFESASLYYTMGINFWNRGDSDHAVTFAVKAFNILAALGEDNSRLAAAVLMLCGAGYRTKNRIDDALKCTQQSITIYEYLDLQNTSDYAWGLNNLAVIHSMVGNHKKSVELYKQCLKIWDTLGLTVSMGTAYTYCQIGYEYYVLKQYEKAYDNLIKGRDYCISLKLDNSFNFAYYMWYLSLVYSEGFGDYCIAAEFLNTSVNIFQKQKNPVANDAQKSLQELEKKCGFISAKRKKEEELISAAVNGNITGVQKLIKEKVNINARAYWKGESALYNAASVGNMDMVKFLVENGADVNIRMYKGFTPLMVAIYKGHYDVIQYLLSKNALVNMPDCRGETPLMLAVSTNTSDKIIELLITKGADVNARDDKGESVVQKANSKTALILRKHGAK is encoded by the coding sequence ATGCATTATAAACTCTCTTTAGTTAAAAATGTATTATCACAGCATATTATATCATTACGCAAAAAAAAGGTATTCATAGTATTCTATATTTTTATCACAATTTTATATGCCACCCATTTATCAGGACAATCATCTGAAAAAAAAATAAATATACTTGTATATCCTTTCACTAATTCCGGCAATGCTCAGTATTCGTGGATATCTACTGGCATGACACAATCAGTCATATCCGATCTTTCCAAAATCTCCAGCATATCTGTATTTACTGAAGAGGACAGAAAAAAAGCCATTCAAGAGATTGAATTAGGCATGACTGGTCTTGTAAAGGAAAGCGACGTTGTCAAGGTTGGCACCATTATGGGTGCGCAGCTTATATGTTCTGGTAATTATACCGTTACCGGTAACAGAATACGAGTTAACGCAAAATTGGTTTCTGTTGAAAAGGCAATTGTTGATAAAGCAATTTCTCTTGATGGTACTGTTGATAATCTTTTTGAATTGCAGGACAGGATTGTTACGGAGCTTATGTCCACTGCACAACAAACAAACATTCCCGGAACCAGGAAACCTGTTTTTACATTAAAAGATAAGGAAAATATCAAAAAATTACCTCGTCCTGATATAAAAGCATTTGAGCTGTATGCAAAAGGCCTTGAAAATTACGATACAAATCCTCAAGAAGCTTTGAAGTATTTTAACCAGGCACTTTCAATTGATACAAACTATTTTTATGCATACCTTGCTGCTGGTGGGGTATGCAGTATTCTGGGGAATCTTGACAATGCTGAAAACTATTATGCAAGAGCAGTAGAAATATTAAAAAAAGAAGGGCTTGATAACTCTTTTGAATCAGCATCTCTGTATTATACCATGGGGATTAATTTCTGGAATAGGGGCGATAGTGACCATGCAGTAACCTTTGCTGTCAAGGCATTCAATATCCTTGCAGCATTAGGTGAAGATAACTCCCGACTGGCAGCTGCCGTCCTCATGCTGTGTGGTGCAGGATATAGAACCAAGAACAGAATAGATGATGCACTCAAGTGTACTCAACAATCCATAACAATCTACGAATATCTTGATTTGCAGAATACCAGCGATTATGCATGGGGGCTTAACAATCTGGCGGTAATCCATTCAATGGTGGGAAATCACAAAAAATCTGTGGAATTGTATAAGCAATGTTTAAAGATATGGGATACTTTAGGGTTAACAGTATCAATGGGGACCGCTTATACCTATTGCCAGATTGGATATGAATATTATGTGTTGAAACAATACGAAAAAGCATACGACAATCTTATTAAAGGGAGAGATTATTGTATTAGTTTAAAACTTGATAATTCATTTAATTTTGCATATTACATGTGGTATCTTTCCCTTGTCTACAGCGAAGGTTTTGGAGACTATTGCATCGCAGCTGAATTCCTTAATACATCAGTGAATATCTTCCAAAAACAGAAAAATCCTGTTGCAAATGATGCGCAAAAATCATTGCAGGAATTAGAAAAAAAATGCGGATTTATTAGTGCAAAAAGAAAAAAAGAGGAAGAACTAATCTCTGCAGCTGTCAATGGTAATATAACAGGCGTTCAGAAGCTTATTAAAGAAAAAGTTAACATTAATGCCAGAGCATACTGGAAAGGCGAATCAGCACTGTATAACGCCGCATCTGTAGGCAATATGGACATGGTTAAATTCCTTGTTGAAAATGGTGCTGATGTTAATATTCGTATGTATAAAGGATTTACACCACTTATGGTAGCTATATATAAAGGACATTATGATGTTATCCAATATCTCCTTTCAAAAAATGCACTGGTTAATATGCCTGACTGCCGCGGAGAAACTCCATTGATGTTGGCGGTCAGTACAAATACCAGTGATAAAATTATTGAACTTCTTATAACAAAAGGCGCTGACGTCAATGCCAGGGATGATAAAGGTGAATCTGTAGTACAGAAGGCAAACTCAAAGACAGCATTAATATTACGAAAACATGGGGCAAAGTAG
- a CDS encoding DUF2194 domain-containing protein: MKLSFIKTIALITVSFCIVIFSTVSSFAKAKGLSVLCIYKSSEGYTDDSNPLKWFFEKDITANGLQVKYYDFDKGFSSLSNLDDIRAIVTWYNGGVVASKDIGINYAKFMIDAADKGIKIIIVNSYGAYGYKDGNETKWDLLPYIRPLFTKIGIYFQGFWTNNPNNIKIIYKDSAMVEKDEKQDVTKSLHYQQIIPLREDVKTYLQLQRTDAPPQAGDGKSSVIVISKTGAFALENYVVRGSKVMLNTSRFIHEALFYDDGYLNVGVIIGDIDRSNVVNNNILYAFKYAKIRCDVYTKEEIKGLVANDLTEYEALLVATKTADAVPLKLLKGYVENGGKCIFLNYVEPNSELNTFIGIKEYIKKEEYFKQGFTLQPSLFLNGVNVPGDDIVCNVRRAVLENDVKVLGTVNTLFDADKYPVVWERTIKKGKILYWNTNLLDESKLTRGMIVQSIYKIADVFATGMINVGLMMIDDFPAPWWNVAYKPYRIKYYSDLLQNEKDKFNRKKLEEIIEKLKKLPEETDTLFISDVWFKDILAWQKQFGFVYSSFLIFNYNRDTKADEAGFSVRDFYLSQNGLSAKMGLAALENGFELGLHGFNHMSLTLTKPKEYDSVPWPDKKTIIQALTVAKNEWIALYGESALPFTYVAPHNIIDATGLQALGEVFPSIRVVATLYVAKSGEVEQEFDWTPDNRFYQIPRITSGYYFQDFDKFALYDAFHNFGVISHFIHPDDVFDEMRSKSYEGWLWLKSNFEKEFGTLKQHYPWIRWMTVKDAFYEFVVYNSSAVNFKIRGNSIEIYTPGGAGHSYYIRARIPKQHKQLINCNLVQYTPATGDIVVKTNKYKSVIVW; the protein is encoded by the coding sequence ATGAAATTGAGCTTTATTAAAACTATCGCTTTAATAACAGTATCTTTCTGTATTGTTATATTTAGCACAGTGAGTTCTTTTGCAAAAGCAAAAGGGCTTTCGGTATTGTGTATCTATAAATCATCCGAAGGGTATACCGATGATAGTAACCCGTTAAAATGGTTTTTTGAAAAGGATATTACCGCAAATGGTTTGCAGGTAAAATATTATGATTTTGATAAGGGCTTTTCATCGTTAAGTAATCTTGATGATATACGGGCGATAGTTACCTGGTATAATGGCGGCGTTGTGGCAAGCAAGGACATAGGTATAAACTATGCAAAGTTCATGATTGATGCAGCTGATAAAGGGATAAAAATTATCATTGTCAATTCCTACGGTGCATATGGCTATAAGGATGGCAACGAAACAAAATGGGATTTACTTCCCTATATACGCCCTCTTTTTACAAAGATAGGGATTTACTTCCAGGGATTCTGGACCAACAATCCAAACAATATAAAGATCATATATAAAGACAGTGCAATGGTAGAAAAGGATGAAAAGCAGGATGTAACAAAATCATTGCACTATCAGCAGATTATCCCATTGCGTGAAGATGTGAAGACATATTTACAGCTACAACGAACTGATGCACCACCTCAAGCAGGGGATGGCAAATCAAGTGTTATTGTTATATCAAAGACGGGAGCATTTGCGTTAGAAAACTACGTGGTGCGTGGGAGCAAAGTAATGCTCAATACATCACGGTTTATACATGAAGCACTCTTTTATGATGATGGCTATCTTAATGTGGGTGTGATAATTGGTGACATAGACAGATCAAATGTAGTAAACAATAATATACTCTATGCCTTTAAATATGCAAAGATTCGCTGTGATGTGTATACAAAAGAAGAAATAAAAGGATTGGTGGCAAATGATTTAACTGAATATGAAGCGCTACTGGTGGCAACTAAAACTGCAGATGCTGTTCCATTAAAGTTATTGAAAGGTTATGTGGAAAATGGTGGAAAATGTATATTTCTAAATTATGTTGAACCAAATAGTGAATTGAATACGTTTATAGGAATTAAAGAATATATAAAAAAAGAAGAATATTTTAAACAGGGTTTTACGTTACAACCCTCATTGTTTTTAAATGGAGTAAATGTGCCTGGTGATGATATAGTCTGTAATGTACGCAGAGCAGTTCTGGAAAATGATGTAAAAGTTCTTGGTACAGTTAATACATTATTTGATGCTGATAAATATCCTGTAGTATGGGAACGAACAATAAAGAAAGGCAAAATATTGTACTGGAATACTAATTTGCTGGATGAATCTAAGTTGACTCGTGGAATGATTGTTCAGAGCATTTATAAAATAGCAGATGTGTTTGCAACAGGGATGATAAATGTTGGTTTAATGATGATTGATGATTTCCCTGCACCATGGTGGAATGTTGCATATAAGCCTTATAGAATCAAATACTACAGCGATTTATTACAAAATGAAAAAGATAAATTTAACCGAAAGAAATTAGAGGAGATCATTGAAAAGTTAAAGAAACTACCTGAAGAAACAGACACCCTTTTTATTTCTGATGTATGGTTTAAAGACATACTGGCATGGCAAAAGCAGTTTGGATTTGTTTATTCAAGTTTTCTGATATTCAATTATAACAGGGACACAAAAGCAGATGAAGCTGGATTTTCTGTAAGGGATTTTTATCTTTCACAAAATGGCTTGAGCGCTAAAATGGGTTTAGCTGCACTTGAGAATGGTTTTGAACTTGGCCTTCATGGGTTTAATCACATGTCATTAACTTTAACAAAACCCAAGGAATATGATTCAGTACCATGGCCTGATAAGAAAACAATAATACAGGCTTTGACGGTAGCAAAAAATGAATGGATTGCATTATATGGAGAAAGTGCTTTACCATTCACGTATGTTGCACCCCATAACATTATTGATGCAACAGGCCTGCAGGCATTAGGTGAGGTGTTTCCCAGCATACGTGTAGTAGCTACTTTGTATGTTGCAAAAAGTGGTGAGGTTGAGCAGGAATTTGATTGGACACCAGATAACAGGTTTTACCAGATACCACGCATTACTTCTGGATATTATTTTCAGGATTTTGACAAATTTGCACTCTATGATGCATTTCATAACTTTGGTGTAATAAGCCATTTTATCCATCCTGACGATGTTTTTGATGAAATGCGCTCAAAATCCTATGAGGGGTGGCTTTGGCTAAAAAGCAACTTTGAAAAAGAATTTGGTACATTAAAACAACATTACCCATGGATACGATGGATGACTGTGAAAGATGCTTTCTATGAGTTTGTTGTATATAATTCTTCTGCTGTTAATTTTAAAATTAGGGGTAATAGCATTGAAATATACACTCCCGGCGGAGCAGGACACAGTTATTATATACGAGCACGAATCCCCAAACAGCATAAGCAACTTATTAATTGCAACTTAGTGCAATATACACCAGCAACCGGGGATATTGTTGTTAAAACAAATAAGTATAAATCAGTAATAGTGTGGTAG
- a CDS encoding tetratricopeptide repeat protein, producing MIIKRRLKIFFTIISALVIAAITYAQFTDNAQSDEKNRTSKITYKNYIWIEGENAVSTNFAREPIYNFFCSNKFALQLSKDVDPPQDGYFATYVFYVTHTKEYDFWMGCTPPGSAYKDRPGYASPIEWQIDNGPFQTASAENVYVKSFYGIGGFYWVKIASGTLNAGKHTLTIRVKQKRSSGWDYYFYVDAILLLPQYSTGIAQLMDFPEVAPKDFATPGDGILFNAPEFYEKKLRANISDREALFSLVQIYGWLYDYNKAIFLLKKYLEKNPRDLDMRLELAAFYSWSDQLDAAISEYKNIIAIDEKNITARKLLSVLAGWNNRYDEAIKYYQEIIAIDPENVDAYISLGTQYSWKGEMNRAIATFEKAETIAPSNIEVLEVLGDNYYWAGRAYDAIRQYYRIIDINEKQISAYKKLAKIYLDLGESTKAARIINDAKQVVDLYPELSGISLDVKDELAKERRALIDSYKEALVKNPDDVNLRKGLVDTYIWNRMYGDAVKEYDALLAYKMFHSIEQAEQKVTRLAIHTVGLQSLMPLIKTIKDDGSIIKKRYAKLIDDKKKGKAVIEPSSLASDKAKLEWYNAKLKEIQKELYVYNDITAAFGKDVQTYTAMQAATGWHFESDRIYRYAATAKKLNPQMYQPYKVQGTIDLLYDKPSNAVSSFELVKKLAAGAEFPGLPLAYAQTKKYNEAIALLEESLQSKKVSATYKNDIEQMLSLVKLSKGEISSQSSLQDIEVLLANTDSLLESIDDDVNQKLSFGLATMRNVYEKQFLDLEIDNARIYKEIANFYLQNGNYNASREYYSNILKVQPLNVEANFAMGNINEFLGYWKDAKGNYEICINAQPDFEYARKAHYELQKQHAPSITGNSIYFSDNIRTRYGIGLSGLYEPSQYFALQAGYELNKQTDSGGIATTGQLFYPSKGNVTMHKAFAEIAVPFRFLYMRLFAHLGGTMYSGTVDYGNPLYDTSLSYMSLSYGAGFWWMPPGTGVTVKVAYSHDDENDLSQSLKMKFRDAITYDMFEGILDINFSEYDFPLSKRLFWYNALQYRMLSDTNTRLSSFNQLTVRVYRIPQWNMFFDIAGIYSYEDTKFNQYSSGDILLVPYWAPRGVSYYGPMVKITQQVENLFSGRLLYSVFLQYQYDSLDQRIMMPGISLSQSWDKLNLFAEYTYSNVTLPKSTADKTYISHDLKFGATGKFFSIYSPKGAGGKPVLFVSANPTLITPDGDGKDDFATLSLTAFDEKGIQQWWIEIYDEKGQKIQEYSLAGAVPGTFRWDGTARNNVLAAEGKYYVQLTIQNSAGERFNSKKQEIVLSAAKRAIALNPSYPKFSPNGDKIKDTVSFTIQATDKKNIASWFVSISNKNRIVKTIRGNDFIPYDVLWDGLDDNLKTVPDGEYVAALTIKYDDGIVVKSPAATVTVVTKVAVDIKVEPNEITPLQTPLRITPSVDGDVAQWQIRFMRDDGAVVKVINGAGMPPKVISWDGTDDKGEPAVYNMQLEAQMEITDDAGNTAVSKKVPFMVGFLIKQEKGKRIVYMFNQDTIFKGRSDELTTNGVLILDQLAGKLAKMGGFTRINIVAYTDAVGSKQSNMALSQKQAAVIAERLKNLAAEIKTVGAGAEVQYLKDKPSKWDIRYEIELY from the coding sequence ATGATTATAAAAAGAAGATTAAAGATATTTTTTACAATAATAAGTGCTCTGGTTATAGCAGCAATAACCTATGCACAATTTACCGATAATGCTCAAAGCGATGAAAAAAACCGCACTTCTAAGATAACATATAAAAATTATATATGGATAGAAGGTGAAAACGCGGTATCAACGAATTTTGCTCGTGAACCCATATATAACTTCTTTTGCAGTAATAAGTTTGCGTTACAACTTTCAAAAGATGTTGATCCCCCACAGGACGGTTATTTTGCTACCTATGTTTTTTATGTTACCCATACCAAGGAATATGATTTCTGGATGGGATGCACCCCTCCCGGATCAGCATATAAGGATAGGCCTGGCTATGCATCCCCCATTGAATGGCAAATTGACAACGGCCCGTTTCAGACAGCATCAGCTGAGAATGTGTATGTGAAAAGTTTTTATGGTATTGGTGGGTTCTACTGGGTAAAAATTGCCAGTGGTACACTCAATGCTGGGAAACACACCCTGACAATTAGAGTAAAACAAAAAAGAAGCAGCGGCTGGGATTACTACTTTTATGTTGATGCCATTTTATTATTGCCTCAATATAGTACAGGTATAGCACAGCTTATGGATTTTCCTGAGGTTGCACCAAAAGATTTTGCCACTCCGGGTGATGGCATACTGTTTAATGCTCCTGAATTTTATGAAAAAAAATTACGTGCAAATATTAGTGATAGAGAAGCACTATTTTCCCTTGTGCAAATTTATGGTTGGCTATATGATTATAACAAAGCAATATTTTTACTAAAAAAATATTTGGAAAAAAATCCACGTGATCTTGATATGCGGCTAGAGCTTGCTGCATTTTATTCATGGTCAGATCAATTAGATGCAGCCATCAGTGAATATAAAAATATCATTGCTATTGATGAAAAAAATATCACCGCACGAAAGCTTCTTTCAGTACTTGCAGGCTGGAACAATCGCTATGATGAAGCAATAAAGTATTATCAGGAAATTATTGCCATAGATCCGGAAAATGTGGATGCGTATATTTCACTGGGTACACAATATTCGTGGAAAGGTGAAATGAACAGAGCTATCGCCACATTTGAAAAGGCTGAAACTATTGCCCCCAGTAATATTGAAGTGCTTGAGGTTTTAGGTGATAATTATTACTGGGCAGGAAGGGCGTATGATGCCATACGACAATATTACCGCATAATCGATATAAATGAAAAGCAGATATCAGCATATAAAAAATTGGCTAAGATATATCTTGATTTAGGTGAAAGTACAAAAGCAGCAAGAATAATTAATGATGCAAAACAGGTTGTAGATTTATATCCGGAACTATCGGGTATATCATTAGATGTTAAAGATGAGCTTGCAAAAGAGCGTCGGGCATTAATAGATAGTTATAAAGAGGCACTGGTAAAAAATCCTGATGATGTCAATTTACGCAAAGGGCTTGTTGATACGTATATATGGAACAGAATGTATGGTGATGCGGTTAAGGAATATGATGCTCTGCTTGCATATAAGATGTTTCACTCAATTGAGCAGGCCGAACAAAAGGTAACACGATTGGCCATACATACTGTTGGATTGCAATCATTAATGCCTTTGATTAAAACCATTAAGGATGATGGTAGCATAATTAAAAAACGATATGCAAAACTGATAGATGATAAAAAGAAAGGCAAGGCTGTCATTGAGCCATCGTCGCTTGCCAGCGATAAAGCAAAGCTTGAATGGTACAACGCAAAATTAAAAGAAATACAGAAAGAGCTGTATGTATACAATGATATCACTGCGGCATTTGGCAAAGATGTGCAGACGTATACAGCAATGCAGGCGGCAACAGGCTGGCACTTTGAGTCTGACAGGATTTATAGGTATGCTGCAACTGCAAAGAAATTAAATCCACAAATGTATCAACCATATAAGGTTCAGGGAACCATTGATTTATTGTATGATAAACCGTCAAATGCAGTCAGTTCTTTTGAGTTGGTAAAAAAATTGGCTGCCGGCGCTGAATTTCCCGGGTTGCCCCTTGCCTATGCACAAACAAAAAAATACAATGAGGCGATAGCTCTTTTAGAAGAGTCATTGCAGAGTAAAAAAGTATCTGCAACATATAAGAATGATATTGAACAAATGCTTTCACTGGTAAAATTAAGTAAAGGAGAAATATCTTCTCAAAGCTCACTTCAGGATATTGAAGTTTTACTGGCAAATACAGACTCATTGCTGGAATCTATTGATGATGATGTTAACCAGAAGCTTTCATTTGGCCTTGCCACAATGCGCAATGTGTATGAAAAGCAGTTCTTAGACCTGGAGATAGACAATGCGCGTATTTATAAAGAGATAGCCAACTTCTATTTGCAAAACGGCAATTATAATGCCTCACGAGAATATTATTCAAATATTTTAAAAGTGCAGCCGTTGAACGTGGAAGCAAATTTTGCTATGGGCAATATCAATGAATTTTTGGGATACTGGAAGGATGCTAAGGGAAACTATGAAATATGCATTAATGCACAACCGGATTTTGAATATGCACGTAAGGCTCATTATGAATTACAAAAACAGCATGCTCCTTCTATTACTGGCAATAGTATATATTTTAGTGACAATATACGCACACGCTATGGTATTGGCTTAAGTGGTCTATATGAGCCCAGCCAGTATTTTGCATTACAGGCGGGCTATGAATTGAATAAACAAACTGATTCTGGAGGCATTGCTACAACCGGGCAGCTCTTTTATCCATCTAAAGGGAATGTGACAATGCATAAAGCTTTTGCTGAAATTGCAGTTCCCTTCAGGTTTTTGTATATGCGGCTTTTTGCACATCTGGGCGGTACCATGTATTCGGGTACGGTAGATTACGGCAATCCTTTGTATGATACATCACTAAGTTATATGTCATTGTCCTATGGGGCTGGGTTCTGGTGGATGCCGCCAGGTACTGGAGTTACCGTAAAAGTAGCGTATAGTCATGATGATGAAAATGATCTCTCACAGTCGTTAAAGATGAAGTTTAGAGATGCCATTACGTATGATATGTTTGAGGGTATTCTTGATATAAATTTTTCTGAATATGATTTCCCATTGAGTAAACGGCTTTTCTGGTATAATGCGCTTCAATACCGCATGCTATCGGATACCAATACTCGATTGTCTAGCTTTAACCAGCTTACAGTACGAGTATATCGTATACCGCAATGGAATATGTTTTTTGATATTGCAGGTATTTATTCGTACGAGGATACAAAATTTAACCAGTATTCTTCCGGAGATATACTGCTTGTTCCATACTGGGCTCCACGGGGGGTTTCTTATTATGGCCCAATGGTTAAAATAACGCAGCAGGTTGAAAATCTTTTTAGCGGGCGGTTGTTGTATTCTGTATTTTTGCAGTATCAATATGATTCACTTGATCAGCGCATAATGATGCCAGGAATCTCACTTTCACAGAGCTGGGATAAACTTAATCTGTTTGCAGAGTATACGTATTCAAATGTTACCCTGCCCAAATCTACTGCTGATAAAACATATATCTCACATGACCTGAAGTTTGGTGCAACAGGTAAATTCTTCAGCATATATAGCCCAAAAGGGGCCGGTGGCAAACCAGTACTATTTGTGTCAGCCAATCCAACGCTTATTACACCTGATGGCGATGGCAAGGATGACTTTGCAACGTTGAGTTTAACTGCATTTGATGAAAAAGGTATCCAGCAGTGGTGGATTGAAATTTATGATGAAAAAGGGCAGAAGATTCAGGAATATAGCCTTGCTGGTGCGGTGCCGGGAACATTCAGATGGGATGGTACGGCCAGAAACAATGTGCTGGCTGCGGAAGGCAAATACTATGTTCAGCTTACCATACAAAATTCTGCAGGTGAGCGATTCAACTCTAAAAAGCAGGAGATTGTACTATCTGCAGCAAAACGTGCTATAGCTCTGAACCCATCATATCCCAAATTTTCACCAAACGGTGATAAAATTAAGGATACAGTAAGTTTTACTATTCAGGCAACGGACAAGAAAAATATAGCCAGTTGGTTTGTTTCTATAAGCAATAAAAATAGAATTGTAAAAACAATTAGAGGAAATGACTTTATCCCGTATGATGTATTATGGGACGGATTAGATGATAATCTCAAAACAGTACCTGATGGAGAATATGTAGCTGCACTTACTATAAAATATGATGATGGGATTGTCGTTAAGTCTCCAGCTGCTACTGTTACTGTCGTTACTAAAGTAGCAGTTGACATAAAAGTTGAGCCAAATGAAATTACACCGCTGCAAACACCATTGCGTATTACTCCATCAGTTGATGGAGATGTTGCGCAGTGGCAGATTAGATTTATGCGCGATGATGGTGCTGTTGTTAAAGTAATTAATGGTGCAGGCATGCCGCCTAAAGTAATTTCCTGGGATGGGACCGATGATAAAGGTGAACCTGCAGTGTATAATATGCAATTAGAAGCCCAAATGGAGATAACAGATGATGCAGGCAATACCGCAGTATCAAAGAAAGTACCGTTTATGGTGGGATTTCTGATAAAGCAGGAGAAAGGCAAACGTATTGTATATATGTTCAATCAGGATACAATATTTAAAGGACGAAGTGATGAGCTTACAACCAATGGGGTGCTGATACTTGACCAGCTTGCAGGTAAACTGGCAAAGATGGGTGGCTTTACACGGATTAATATTGTTGCCTATACTGATGCTGTAGGAAGCAAGCAATCCAATATGGCTTTATCGCAAAAACAGGCTGCAGTAATAGCTGAAAGATTAAAAAATCTTGCTGCAGAAATAAAAACTGTTGGTGCAGGTGCAGAAGTACAGTACCTTAAAGATAAACCTTCAAAATGGGATATACGTTATGAAATTGAGCTTTATTAA
- a CDS encoding lysoplasmalogenase, translating into MPDIIVQTNVAYLVGIFFIIFILREIVAFKKILKLKYIFTPLITYIVIIIALYLSYVRGFTVYNIFIIAGLVFALIADTFLMIEEISFFIHGLFFFLLTHLCYVYALSINYHFGTIDIIIIMIILLIFFLYYLVIHKAKGKLYIPVILYMLVLSLVLLLAIGTFMKNVYPRGAIVTIAAILFAISDGVLAFNQFVHKVPHSTVVTWSLYAPAQLLFAVSCYY; encoded by the coding sequence ATGCCCGATATTATTGTACAGACAAATGTTGCATATCTTGTAGGTATATTTTTTATTATTTTTATTCTCCGTGAGATAGTGGCCTTTAAAAAGATTTTGAAGCTTAAATATATTTTCACCCCCCTTATCACCTATATTGTCATTATTATTGCATTGTATCTGTCATATGTCCGTGGTTTTACCGTGTATAATATCTTTATTATTGCCGGACTTGTCTTTGCATTGATTGCGGATACTTTTCTTATGATTGAAGAGATAAGCTTTTTTATCCATGGACTTTTTTTCTTTTTATTAACCCATCTGTGCTATGTGTATGCGCTGAGTATTAATTATCATTTTGGAACCATTGATATAATTATTATAATGATTATTCTATTGATTTTCTTTTTGTATTATTTAGTAATTCACAAAGCAAAAGGTAAACTATATATTCCGGTCATACTGTATATGCTTGTTTTATCCTTGGTATTACTCCTGGCTATTGGTACGTTTATGAAAAATGTATACCCCCGGGGTGCCATTGTAACCATAGCAGCAATCCTTTTTGCCATATCTGACGGTGTTCTTGCATTTAACCAGTTTGTACACAAAGTACCTCATAGCACTGTTGTGACATGGTCATTGTATGCACCTGCACAGCTTCTGTTTGCAGTATCCTGCTATTATTGA
- the csrA gene encoding carbon storage regulator CsrA, which produces MLVLARKVNESIMIGDDIEIVIIDIKGDQVKLGIKAPKSVAVHRKEIYEEIQKENIAAMKSQLKPETLKDITDILQTHKEKNIDNQKK; this is translated from the coding sequence ATGCTGGTACTGGCGCGTAAAGTAAACGAAAGTATCATGATTGGCGATGACATTGAGATAGTTATTATTGATATCAAAGGTGATCAGGTTAAATTAGGAATCAAGGCACCAAAATCGGTGGCAGTGCACCGTAAAGAGATATATGAAGAAATACAGAAGGAAAATATTGCCGCAATGAAATCTCAGCTTAAACCCGAAACACTCAAAGATATTACTGATATATTGCAGACTCATAAAGAAAAAAACATTGACAACCAAAAAAAATAA
- the fliW gene encoding flagellar assembly protein FliW: MVTIATKPFGQIEVDERQIIDFPEGIYGFEDIKKFVILDANEKSPFKWLQAYDEPDLAFVIIRPIDFMMQYELNVMSEDLEDIGAKSPDEVIVFAIVTIPEDPSQMTANLQGPVLINPKTRRGKQAISLSDKYTVRHYILEEIKKAQVKR; the protein is encoded by the coding sequence TTGGTAACAATAGCAACAAAACCATTTGGGCAAATTGAAGTTGATGAACGGCAGATTATTGATTTCCCTGAAGGCATTTATGGTTTTGAGGACATTAAAAAATTTGTCATTCTGGATGCCAATGAAAAATCACCATTTAAATGGCTGCAGGCGTATGATGAACCTGATTTAGCATTTGTGATTATACGCCCCATAGATTTTATGATGCAGTATGAACTGAACGTTATGTCAGAAGATTTAGAGGATATAGGTGCAAAAAGCCCTGATGAAGTCATAGTGTTTGCGATAGTTACCATACCAGAAGATCCTTCACAAATGACCGCCAATCTACAGGGGCCTGTTCTTATTAATCCTAAAACACGACGTGGCAAACAGGCCATATCATTAAGCGATAAATACACGGTGCGCCATTACATCCTGGAAGAGATAAAAAAAGCACAGGTGAAGAGGTGA